From one Bradyrhizobium sp. Ash2021 genomic stretch:
- a CDS encoding GNAT family N-acetyltransferase: MTVLAEHLVELDARPKTRAGSFRVELVRDWKQATARWNDINPSTPFQHPQWYEAWYGAFAGADGVEPLIAVVTDAASGEQAALLPLIRRRHKGMRIIEFADLDLTDYNAPILGNAAPRDAHAARALWRDLRAALRKMPGADLIRLRKVPADLGGRPNPLALLADAGPCAANGNVVTTGDDYDGWRYTLEKTVRKELERSWRVFTRDPAAGFSFVTDHHEALRILSTTEVQQGTRMQSLGLNFILNDEACAAFYRNLVRDGVGSGYALVSALTVGDEVVATLLGIRSGSRYVMVRISNAGDKWSNCSPGRLIIERTMAALHQDGVREFDFSTGNYAYKRRFGVTRLPLVDVSAALSWRGLPHALRYRTARELRRYPRLTAFLKRALGKPASREEN, encoded by the coding sequence ATGACGGTGCTGGCGGAACATTTGGTAGAGCTGGACGCGCGGCCGAAGACCCGCGCGGGTAGCTTCCGCGTCGAACTGGTCCGTGACTGGAAACAAGCCACGGCGCGCTGGAACGACATCAACCCGTCGACGCCGTTCCAGCATCCGCAATGGTACGAGGCGTGGTATGGCGCCTTTGCCGGTGCCGATGGTGTCGAGCCGTTGATTGCCGTCGTCACCGATGCCGCGAGCGGCGAGCAGGCGGCGTTGCTGCCGCTGATCCGCCGCCGGCACAAGGGCATGCGGATCATCGAATTCGCCGATCTCGATCTCACCGATTACAACGCCCCGATCCTGGGCAATGCGGCACCGCGCGACGCCCACGCCGCACGCGCGCTGTGGCGGGATTTACGGGCGGCCTTACGTAAAATGCCCGGCGCCGATCTGATCCGTCTCCGCAAGGTCCCGGCCGATCTCGGCGGCCGGCCCAATCCGCTGGCGCTGCTCGCGGACGCTGGTCCGTGTGCGGCCAACGGCAATGTCGTCACCACCGGCGACGACTACGACGGCTGGCGCTACACGCTGGAGAAAACCGTGCGCAAGGAGCTGGAGCGGAGCTGGCGCGTGTTCACGCGCGACCCGGCCGCAGGCTTCAGCTTCGTCACCGATCATCATGAGGCGTTGCGAATTCTCTCGACGACCGAAGTCCAGCAGGGCACGCGGATGCAAAGCCTCGGCCTCAACTTCATCCTCAACGACGAAGCCTGTGCCGCGTTCTACCGCAATCTGGTCCGCGACGGCGTCGGCAGCGGTTACGCCCTGGTATCGGCGCTCACGGTCGGCGACGAAGTCGTGGCGACGCTGCTCGGCATCCGCAGCGGTTCGCGTTACGTCATGGTCCGCATCAGCAATGCCGGCGACAAATGGTCGAATTGTTCGCCGGGCCGGCTGATCATCGAGCGGACGATGGCAGCGCTGCACCAGGACGGCGTTCGGGAATTCGACTTCTCGACCGGCAATTATGCGTACAAGCGCCGCTTCGGCGTCACGCGGTTGCCGCTGGTCGATGTCAGCGCGGCCTTGAGCTGGCGCGGATTGCCTCATGCGTTGCGCTATCGCACCGCGCGCGAACTGCGCAGATATCCGCGGCTCACCGCCTTTTTGAAACGCGCGCTTGGCAAACCGGCGTCGCGCGAAGAGAACTGA
- a CDS encoding DUF5996 family protein produces MSNISQAPWPELPTAAWRDTYATVQLWTQIVGKIRLTRSPWLNHSWHVALYVTPRGLTTSPIPDGARAFQIDFDFIDHALRISASDGAERQFALAGQSVASFYAAVMATLKELGIAVTIDEMPNELPDPVRFSQDSAHASYDPDAVRRFLQILVNCDRVFKQFRTGFLGKASPVHFFWGSFDLAVTRFSGRRAPRHPGGVPNLPDAVAHEAYSHEVSSAGFWPGGGAIDYPAFYSYAYPEPAGFRTTKVKPDAAFFSEALGEFILPYDAVRTAVDPDKALLDFLQGTYEAAAISAKWDRDALECAPGQPGVVRQV; encoded by the coding sequence ATGAGCAACATATCGCAAGCCCCGTGGCCGGAATTGCCGACCGCGGCGTGGCGTGACACCTATGCGACGGTTCAGCTGTGGACCCAGATCGTCGGCAAGATCCGGCTGACGCGGTCACCCTGGCTCAATCATTCCTGGCATGTCGCCCTCTACGTCACCCCGCGCGGGCTGACGACGTCACCGATTCCGGACGGCGCGCGAGCGTTCCAGATCGACTTCGATTTCATCGATCACGCCTTGCGCATCTCGGCCAGCGACGGCGCGGAGCGGCAGTTCGCGCTGGCGGGGCAGTCGGTCGCGAGCTTTTATGCTGCGGTGATGGCGACCCTCAAGGAGCTCGGCATCGCCGTCACCATCGACGAAATGCCGAATGAATTGCCGGATCCGGTCCGGTTCTCGCAAGACAGCGCCCATGCGTCCTACGACCCGGATGCGGTGCGGCGCTTTCTGCAAATCCTCGTGAATTGCGACCGCGTCTTCAAGCAGTTCCGCACCGGCTTCCTCGGCAAGGCAAGCCCGGTGCATTTCTTCTGGGGCAGTTTCGATCTAGCGGTAACGCGCTTTTCCGGGCGGCGCGCGCCGCGTCATCCCGGCGGCGTGCCCAACCTGCCCGACGCGGTGGCACACGAAGCCTATTCGCATGAGGTCAGCAGCGCCGGCTTCTGGCCGGGCGGCGGCGCGATCGACTATCCCGCGTTCTATTCCTATGCCTATCCCGAACCCGCAGGCTTTCGCACGACGAAGGTGAAGCCGGACGCGGCGTTCTTCAGCGAAGCGCTGGGCGAATTCATCCTGCCCTATGATGCCGTGCGTACCGCCGTCGATCCCGACAAGGCGCTGCTCGATTTCCTGCAAGGCACTTATGAAGCGGCGGCGATCTCGGCGAAATGGGATCGCGATGCGCTGGAATGCGCGCCGGGCCAGCCCGGCGTAGTGCGGCAGGTTTAG
- the wrbA gene encoding NAD(P)H:quinone oxidoreductase, translated as MAKVLVLYYSAYGHIETMANAVAEGARKAGATVDVKRVPELVPPDVAKASYYKVDQAAPVAKVEDLANYDAIIVGTGTRFGRMSSQMANFLDQAGGLWMKGALHGKVGGAFTASATQHGGQETTLFSIITNLLHFGMTIVGLNYGFAGQMKLDEVTGGAPYGATTITGGDGSRQPSENELAGARYQGRVIAETANKLHG; from the coding sequence ATGGCCAAAGTACTCGTCCTCTATTATTCCGCCTACGGTCACATCGAGACGATGGCGAACGCCGTCGCCGAAGGCGCCCGCAAAGCCGGCGCCACCGTCGACGTCAAGCGCGTGCCCGAACTGGTGCCGCCGGATGTCGCGAAAGCGTCGTATTACAAGGTCGATCAGGCGGCGCCGGTCGCCAAGGTCGAGGATCTCGCCAATTACGACGCCATCATCGTCGGCACCGGCACGCGGTTCGGCCGGATGAGTTCGCAGATGGCCAATTTCCTCGATCAAGCCGGCGGCCTCTGGATGAAAGGCGCGCTGCACGGCAAGGTCGGCGGCGCCTTCACCGCGAGCGCCACCCAGCATGGCGGCCAGGAGACCACGCTTTTCTCGATCATCACCAACCTGTTGCACTTTGGCATGACGATCGTCGGCCTGAACTACGGGTTTGCCGGCCAGATGAAGCTCGACGAAGTCACCGGCGGCGCCCCCTATGGCGCGACCACGATCACCGGCGGCGACGGCAGCCGCCAGCCGAGCGAAAACGAGCTCGCCGGCGCGCGCTATCAAGGACGGGTGATCGCGGAGACCGCGAATAAACTGCATGGCTGA
- a CDS encoding pirin family protein: protein MIELRPFAKLGGADHGWLKAKHHFSFGSHYDPSNVGHGSLRVWNDDEIAPNSGFPAHPHANMEIITYVREGAITHQDSLGNKGRTEAGDVQVMSAGSGIRHSEYNLEPAKTKIFQIWIEPTTQGGHPTWGAKPFPKSDRSGKLVTIASGIDGDKDALPIRADARVLATTLKAGESAEYAPGKTRNLYLVPAAGSVEVNGVRVNARDGAAIRGEAKLRITALEDSELVLVDAA from the coding sequence ATGATCGAACTCAGACCTTTTGCAAAACTCGGCGGTGCCGATCACGGCTGGCTGAAGGCGAAGCATCACTTCTCGTTCGGCAGCCATTATGACCCCAGCAACGTGGGCCACGGCAGCTTGCGCGTCTGGAACGACGACGAGATCGCGCCGAACTCAGGCTTTCCCGCCCATCCCCACGCCAACATGGAAATCATCACCTATGTCCGCGAAGGCGCGATCACGCATCAGGACTCCCTTGGCAACAAGGGCCGCACAGAAGCTGGCGACGTCCAGGTGATGAGCGCCGGCAGCGGCATTCGTCATTCCGAATACAATCTGGAGCCGGCAAAGACCAAGATCTTCCAGATCTGGATCGAGCCGACGACGCAAGGCGGCCACCCGACCTGGGGCGCCAAACCGTTCCCGAAGTCGGATCGCTCCGGCAAGCTCGTCACCATCGCCAGCGGTATCGACGGCGACAAGGATGCGCTGCCGATCCGGGCCGATGCGCGGGTGCTCGCCACCACGCTGAAGGCCGGCGAGAGCGCGGAATATGCGCCGGGGAAAACCCGCAACCTCTATCTGGTCCCGGCGGCGGGCAGCGTCGAGGTCAACGGCGTCCGCGTCAACGCCCGCGACGGTGCTGCGATCCGCGGTGAAGCCAAGCTCAGGATCACCGCGCTGGAGGATTCCGAACTGGTGCTGGTCGACGCGGCGTAG
- a CDS encoding SDR family oxidoreductase, with protein sequence MTRKLSGKVALVTGGSRGIGAASARALANEGANVAISYVASPDKAEAVVAELQASGVKARAYKADQASSAEVDQLVKDVAKDFGRLDILVNNAGVAVGGPIDDANTDTAALARQDAINVHGVITAIRSASKLMGEGGRIVTIGSGIATRASFPGLADYAATKAAVVGYTKGASRDLGPRGITVNVLQPGSINTDMNPDDDREFADAQRKQHALQRFGTAEEIAAGVVFLTSPEASFVTGTVLNVDGGFGA encoded by the coding sequence ATGACCAGGAAGCTTTCAGGCAAGGTTGCCCTCGTCACCGGCGGCTCGCGCGGCATCGGCGCGGCGAGCGCCCGGGCGCTGGCCAATGAAGGCGCCAATGTCGCCATCAGCTATGTCGCCTCCCCCGACAAGGCCGAAGCGGTGGTTGCGGAATTGCAGGCCAGCGGCGTCAAGGCCCGCGCCTACAAGGCCGACCAGGCTTCGTCCGCTGAAGTCGATCAACTGGTGAAGGACGTCGCAAAGGATTTCGGACGGCTCGATATCCTCGTCAACAATGCCGGCGTTGCCGTCGGCGGACCGATCGACGATGCCAATACCGACACCGCGGCGCTGGCGCGCCAGGACGCGATCAACGTCCACGGCGTCATTACCGCGATCCGCTCGGCCTCGAAGCTGATGGGCGAAGGCGGACGCATCGTGACCATCGGTTCGGGCATCGCAACCCGCGCTTCGTTCCCCGGTCTTGCCGACTACGCCGCCACCAAGGCCGCGGTCGTCGGCTACACCAAGGGCGCATCGCGCGACCTCGGACCGCGCGGCATCACCGTCAACGTGCTGCAGCCGGGCTCGATCAACACCGACATGAACCCGGACGACGATCGCGAGTTCGCCGACGCCCAACGCAAGCAACACGCGCTGCAACGCTTCGGCACCGCGGAAGAGATCGCCGCCGGCGTCGTGTTCCTCACCAGCCCCGAAGCCTCGTTCGTGACCGGCACGGTGCTCAATGTCGATGGCGGCTTCGGCGCCTGA
- a CDS encoding LysR substrate-binding domain-containing protein: protein MAKLPDFEGLAIFAKVVELRSFAAAAAELALSKATVSKAVSRLEERLGARLFNRTSRRLALTDAGQKLSERATRLLADGEAAENEALSQSMAPRGLVRLAVPMTFGVKAVAPLLPEFLAAYPEVSIDLHLSDATVDLIGEGFDAGLRIARLPDSSLIARRLCATPRYTVAAPSYLKRHGRPTHPMHLAQHKCFGYAYLSTAGVWHYTNAAGEQASVRPAGQLRVNNGEALLPAVLAGLGIADLPDFIVGEAIASGEVEVILKGWKQPEGAVHLVTPPGGPRPARVEVLADFLAKHFAKGRKR from the coding sequence ATGGCAAAACTCCCTGACTTTGAAGGCCTCGCGATTTTCGCAAAAGTCGTGGAATTACGGTCGTTTGCGGCGGCCGCAGCCGAGCTTGCGCTGTCCAAGGCCACGGTCTCGAAAGCGGTCAGCCGGCTGGAGGAGCGGCTCGGCGCGCGGCTGTTCAACCGCACCTCGCGGCGGCTCGCGCTGACCGATGCCGGGCAAAAACTGTCGGAGCGCGCGACGCGCTTGCTGGCCGATGGCGAGGCGGCGGAGAACGAGGCGTTGTCGCAATCGATGGCGCCGCGCGGGCTGGTGCGGCTCGCGGTGCCGATGACCTTCGGGGTCAAGGCGGTGGCGCCGCTGTTGCCGGAGTTTTTAGCCGCCTATCCCGAGGTCTCGATCGATCTGCATTTGAGCGACGCGACGGTCGATCTGATCGGCGAAGGCTTTGATGCGGGCCTGCGCATCGCGCGGCTGCCGGATTCTTCCCTGATCGCGCGGCGGCTCTGCGCGACGCCGCGCTACACGGTAGCGGCGCCGTCTTACCTGAAACGCCATGGCCGGCCGACGCATCCGATGCATCTCGCGCAGCACAAATGCTTTGGCTACGCCTATCTCTCGACGGCCGGCGTCTGGCACTACACCAACGCGGCTGGCGAACAAGCCAGCGTGCGGCCGGCTGGCCAATTGCGTGTCAACAACGGCGAAGCGCTGTTGCCGGCGGTGCTCGCCGGGCTCGGCATCGCCGACCTGCCGGACTTCATCGTCGGCGAGGCGATCGCTTCAGGCGAGGTCGAGGTGATCCTGAAAGGCTGGAAGCAGCCCGAAGGCGCCGTGCATCTGGTGACGCCTCCCGGCGGCCCGCGCCCCGCGCGCGTCGAGGTGCTGGCGGATTTTCTGGCGAAGCATTTTGCGAAGGGGAGGAAGAGGTAA
- a CDS encoding tripartite tricarboxylate transporter substrate binding protein has translation MNRRELLKVAAALPLAHTALSYGAFAQTPYPSRNITMIVPFPAGGQADLAARPVALALERILGKPCIVDNRAGGAGGSIGNAQAARADADGYTLLMTLSSLAVLPEADRLFDRPVAYEVSQFAPVARVLADPTLLAVPASAPWKTLQDLVDDAKKRPGQIPYGSSGPYGTLHVAMEMFAASAGIKLLHVPFRGAGPALTALLSGTVQALASAPGTLKQQVDDGKMRVLANWGAERVQSFPDLPTFRELGYRDVEFYIWAGLFAQSALPAPIMTRLREAMAQAVKAPEVIKTFETAGSPVAYLDAPEFSKFVAEDSARLIAAVKKIGKVE, from the coding sequence ATGAACCGCCGCGAACTCTTGAAAGTTGCCGCGGCGTTGCCGCTGGCGCACACCGCGCTCTCGTATGGCGCTTTCGCGCAAACTCCCTATCCCTCGCGCAACATCACCATGATCGTGCCGTTTCCGGCCGGCGGCCAGGCCGATCTCGCGGCGCGGCCGGTGGCGCTGGCGCTGGAGCGCATCCTCGGCAAGCCCTGCATCGTCGACAACCGCGCCGGCGGTGCCGGCGGATCGATCGGCAATGCGCAGGCCGCGCGCGCCGATGCCGACGGCTACACGCTCTTGATGACGCTGTCGTCGCTGGCGGTGCTGCCCGAAGCCGACCGGCTGTTCGACCGTCCGGTCGCCTACGAAGTCTCGCAATTCGCACCGGTCGCGCGCGTGCTGGCCGATCCGACGCTGCTTGCGGTGCCGGCCTCGGCGCCGTGGAAGACCCTGCAGGATCTGGTCGACGACGCCAAAAAGCGTCCGGGACAAATTCCCTACGGCTCGTCCGGTCCGTACGGCACGCTGCATGTCGCGATGGAAATGTTCGCGGCCAGCGCCGGCATCAAATTGCTGCACGTGCCGTTTCGCGGCGCCGGGCCCGCGCTGACCGCGTTGCTCAGCGGCACGGTGCAGGCGCTGGCCTCGGCGCCGGGTACGCTGAAGCAACAGGTCGATGACGGCAAGATGCGCGTGCTGGCGAACTGGGGCGCCGAGCGGGTCCAGAGTTTTCCCGATCTGCCGACGTTCAGGGAACTCGGCTACAGGGATGTCGAGTTCTACATCTGGGCCGGGCTGTTCGCGCAAAGCGCCTTGCCGGCGCCGATCATGACGCGGCTGCGCGAAGCGATGGCGCAGGCCGTGAAGGCGCCGGAAGTGATCAAGACCTTTGAGACCGCGGGCAGCCCGGTCGCTTACCTTGACGCGCCGGAGTTTTCAAAATTCGTCGCCGAGGACTCGGCGCGGCTGATCGCAGCGGTGAAAAAGATCGGCAAGGTGGAGTAG
- a CDS encoding YbaK/EbsC family protein, which translates to MSLESVRAFFAEKAPEISVIESAVSSATVVLAAEAYGVEPARIAKTLSLRIGERVVLIVAAGTSRMDNKKVKALFGGKPKMLGLDEVAEITGHEVGGVCPFGLKTPLPVYCDESLRAFDVVVPAAGSTHSAVKITPARMAELTSAEWVDVCEHRPEREAPAYSSSSEGEGCTGCG; encoded by the coding sequence ATGAGTCTTGAGTCCGTCCGCGCCTTCTTCGCCGAGAAGGCGCCCGAAATCTCCGTGATCGAATCGGCCGTGAGTTCCGCCACCGTGGTGCTGGCGGCCGAGGCCTATGGCGTCGAGCCGGCCAGGATCGCAAAAACGCTGAGCCTGCGGATCGGCGAACGCGTCGTGCTGATTGTCGCCGCCGGCACGTCGCGGATGGACAACAAGAAGGTGAAGGCGCTGTTCGGGGGCAAGCCAAAGATGCTCGGCCTCGACGAGGTCGCCGAGATCACCGGCCACGAAGTCGGCGGCGTCTGTCCGTTCGGACTGAAGACGCCGTTGCCGGTCTATTGCGATGAGTCGCTGAGGGCGTTCGATGTCGTGGTGCCGGCTGCGGGATCGACCCACAGCGCAGTAAAAATCACGCCGGCGCGGATGGCGGAGCTGACATCGGCCGAATGGGTCGACGTCTGCGAGCACAGACCCGAACGCGAAGCGCCGGCCTACTCGTCATCGTCAGAAGGCGAAGGTTGCACCGGCTGCGGCTGA
- a CDS encoding haloacid dehalogenase type II yields MSIKAVVFDAYGTLYDIQSVAAVTEQEFPGYGDIITQIWRIKQLEYTWLRSLMRRYEDFAVVTRESLAYTLRCLGLKYDADAFERIMDKYLHLDLYPDALASLTAMKPNKLAILSNGSPGMLNALVKNSGLESVLDATISVDAKRIFKPSPDAYTLIESTLDIPPSDVLFISSNPWDACGAKAFGLNVAWIERVTPEAMALACIESETVAPLTMFKAIRTQMDELGLDPDYRIRALSELPGLIALRS; encoded by the coding sequence GTGAGCATCAAAGCCGTCGTGTTCGATGCCTATGGCACGCTTTACGACATCCAGTCGGTCGCCGCCGTCACCGAACAAGAATTTCCGGGCTACGGCGACATCATCACCCAGATCTGGCGCATCAAGCAGCTCGAATATACCTGGCTGCGTTCGCTGATGCGGCGTTATGAGGATTTCGCGGTCGTGACGCGGGAGTCGCTCGCCTACACTTTGCGATGCCTCGGGCTGAAATACGACGCTGACGCGTTCGAACGCATCATGGACAAATATCTGCATCTGGATCTTTATCCCGACGCGCTGGCTTCGCTCACGGCGATGAAGCCCAACAAGCTCGCCATTCTCTCCAACGGCAGCCCCGGCATGCTCAACGCGCTGGTGAAGAACAGCGGGCTTGAGAGCGTGCTCGATGCGACCATCAGCGTTGACGCGAAGAGAATCTTCAAGCCTAGTCCGGACGCTTACACGCTGATCGAATCCACCCTCGATATCCCGCCCTCGGACGTGCTGTTCATATCCTCCAACCCCTGGGATGCCTGCGGCGCCAAGGCCTTTGGCCTGAACGTCGCATGGATCGAGCGGGTGACGCCGGAAGCCATGGCGCTGGCTTGCATCGAGAGCGAGACCGTCGCCCCGCTCACGATGTTCAAGGCGATCCGCACCCAGATGGACGAGCTCGGGCTCGATCCCGATTACCGCATCCGCGCGCTGTCCGAATTGCCCGGTCTGATTGCCCTGAGGTCCTGA